CCGGATGAGGATCCGTTTGGTCAGCGCGTCGTCGGCGATCAGATACACCCGGCTGCGCAGCGTCGGGTCGTCGAGCGGGACCAGCAGTCGCCGGCCGGTGTCGAGTCGGCCCAGCAACACCCCCGAGGGGCCGATCGGCAGCCTCACCGGCGCGTCCAGCCGGGCGCGCGGCGTGCGGTCGCGCAGCGGCCCCGGGCCGCAGCGGTGGGCCGCGACGGCGCGCGCCTGACGGCCGGGCAGGCTCACAAGCCGCACACTCGGCGGCGCCACCGGCCGCGCCGCGGTGGCGACGGTGACGGTGGCGGCCACGGTGCGGTCGTCGAACACCGTGATGTCCTGCACGATGTGCTCGACGCGCCAGGTCCAGGCCGCTTCGAGGGCGGCGGTGGTGATGTCGGCGGGCCGGTAGCGGTAGGTCGCCAGCCATCCGGTGTCGGCCCGCAGCGCCCGCCAGCCCCGCCGCCGCGGGGCCAGCGCCCCGTCGGTGAGCCGGGCGTCGAGCGCGGCGATGTCGCCGGCGCCGGCCACCGCCGCCCGTATCCCGGTGTGGCGCAGCGCCGCGGCGATGCGTTGGGCGCTGGCGACCGCCGCCGATCCCACCGTGGTGCGCCAGCGCAGCGCGTCGACGTTGGCGTCCGCGGCGATCCGGATGATCAGCCACATCGCCCGCCGCCCCGCGTACGGGGGTGTGCCGATCAGGGTGTCGTAGACGGCCGGATAGCTTCCGGTGGTGGCCCGCCGCGACCCGGTGCGCACCACGCTGATCGACTCGACGGCCAACCCCAGCGGTTGGCGCAGCAGTGCGGCCAGCGTGGCGAGGTCGAGCACGTCGGCGGTGCGCGCCGAGGTCGCTCCGGTCAACAGCGTCGGGCTGTGGGCCCTGCCGAACACCCGCACGGCGACCGCGGCGACACCGCGGTGGTAGCGCACCCCGCCGCGGTGCCGGTCGTTGGTGGCGGTGACCGCCTCCGGCCACCGGATCGTCCGGTGCCGGCCCAGCCACAGCCCCGCCCACGCCCACAGCGGCCGGCCCCAGAACGGCACCACCGCGGCGAGCATCCCCGCCCCGAGCCCGACGGCCGCGCCGGGCGCCGCGCCGGCGGCCGCCCCGAGCAGTCCGGCCACCGCCACGGCGGTGAGCACCGCGAGCCGTCTCATCGCCGCCGTCCCCGTCGGCGCCGCGCCGCGCGGGTGTGCGACAGCAGCGCCAGCAGCCACCCGGTGGCCAGCACCGCCGCGGCCAGACCCACCGCCGCCGCGCGGGCCCGGTGATCGGCCGGGGCGGGCGAGGGGCGCGGGCTCACAAGCCGGGTGTGCGCGGCCGGGGCCTGCGCCGGCCCGGCGGGCACGTCGAAGGTCAACGCCGCCACCGGGTCGACGACCCCGCTGCCGACCCGGTTGTCCACGCCGCGGGCCGGGTGGTGCGCGGTCGCCACGATCCGGGTGATCACCTGGTGGGCGGTGAGCGCCGGGAACCGGGCCCGCACCAGTGCGGCCACCCCGCTGACGTAGGCGGCGGAGAAGCTGCTGCCCCAGAACGGTTGGGTCGCCTCCCCGGGCCGCACCGGCGGATAGGCGTTGACCGGTCCGCCGGTCTGCGGGGACAACCCCATCACCGCGACGCCGGGGGCGGCGACCCCCACCCACGGCCCGGCCAGGCTGCGGGTCAGCGGGGCGCCGGTGGTGTCCACCGCGGCGACCGACAGCACGTAGTCGGTGAACCAGGACGGCGAGGAGACGGTCTTCACCTCGCGCCAGTCGCGCGGATCGTCGGGGGACAACGGGTCGAACAGCGGGTTCTGCGCACAGTCGTCGTCGCCGTCGTTGCCGGCCGCGGCGACGATCACCGCGTCTTTGACCGTGGCCGCATACCAGGCGGCCGCGCCGAGCGCGCCCTGGTCCAGCGGGTCGACCGCCGGGGTGCAGGAGGTGACGCTGATGTTGATGACCTTGGCGCCGAGGTCGGCGGCGTGCACGATGGCCCGCGCCAACGTGGCGACCGTGCCGGCCTTGCGGCGGGCGGCGTCGTCGCCGGGCAGCGGATGGTCGGGTTCGTAGGCGCGGGAGGACTGCCGGATCGCGATGATCACCGCGTGCGGGGCCACCCCCGCCACCCCGTCGGGGGACTCCGGCGGCGGGGCGGGCACCTCCGGGTCGTCGGGGGTGTCGGCGCCGAGCGCTCCGGGGCCGGCGGCGGGCCGGTCGGCGGGCGGGGCAGGCGGCGCCTCGGTCACCGTCACCGTCGGCGGGGGCGGCGGCGGCGCCGGCGGGCCGAGCGGCGGGGGCGCGCCGGTCACCACCGGGGCGGCGGGCGGGGCGGGGAAGGCCGCCACCGGCGGGCGGGGACGCGGGCCGGGGCCGGGCCGCGGGGCGGCGGCGATGACCGCGGCGACGACCGTGCCGTGCGCGTCGCAGTCGGTGAGCCCGTCGCCGCCCATGATGTAGTCGCCGCCGGGGACCACCGGCAGCCGCGCGGTGGGGGTGACCCCGGTGTCGATCACCGCGACCGGAACCCCGGTGCCGGTGGAGTAGGTCCAGGCGCGGGCGAGGTCGAGCATGGCGAACCCGGGGGCGGTGAGGGTGACGTCCGGGTCGGCGACGGTGATGGTGCGTGCACACAGATTGGCCTGCCGCATCGGTTGATCGGGCCCCGGCGGGCCGTCCACCGGCACCCGGCCCGGGTCGATGTGCGGCGGCGGCACCGCCGCCGCGCCGGGTGCGGCACCGGCCGCCACCACCGCGGCCACGACCAGGCCGGTCAGCGGCCGGGTGGGCGGGTGGCGGGGGCTCATCGCATCCGCACCCACGAGAACAGCCCGCAGAGTCCCGCGGCCAGCGGCAGCGCCGCCACGATCGCCGCCAACTCGATCCATTCGACCGTCATGCGCACCAGCGGGGTGAACCGGGCGCTGGGCACCACCAGCGCCGCCAGCAGCACCCCGGCGGCGACGGCGGCGAGCACCGCCGCGGCGAGCGCCAGCGTGGTGATGCTCTGCGGGGGCCGGGTGAAGACATAGCGCGCCACGGTCACGCAGACCGCACCACCGGCGCCGCACAGCAGCGCCGCGGCCTGCGCTCTGGCGGTGAACGCGCGGCTGCGGCCGCAGAAGATCAGCACGAACAGCCCCACCAGCCAGCCGGTGGCCGGCCCGCGGTCCGGTTCGACGGTGACCCACGCCGCGACCGGGAACACCGCGGCGGCCCCGACGCAGACTCCGGTGAGCACGTCGTGGGCGCGCGTCGCCGCGGCCACCAGCCGCGCCCCGCTCGGGGTGGTGTCGGCGTCCGGGTCGCGGGTCGCGTCGGCGTCCGGGTCGGCCGGCACCGGGCTGACCGCGTCGGGGGGCAGCCCGTCGGTGCGCCAGAACAGGTCCCGCCCGGTGACCGATCCGAAGTGGGGGGGACGGATGCGGGCCACCCACAGCGCGATCGTCGGGGCGGCGGTCAACACCAGCAGCAACGCGACCAGCACACCGGCGCCCAGCCACGCCGCCGGCACCGGCCGCCACATCCGCGGCGCCGCCGCCGCCGCGCCCAGCGCGCACACGGTCACCACCGCCGCGGCGGCCGGCAGGTCACGCCCGGCGATCACGGCCAGCGCGGCGGTGAGCACCGCCGCGGCGAGCGCCCCGATCACCAGGTGGGCGGCGCCCGGCTCGCCGGGGGCCGCCAGCGCCGCCGACGTCGCCAGCACCCCGGTGGCCACCCATCCGAAACCGGCGATGAGGTCGCGGCGGCGCGGCCACCACCGCAGCGTCACGCCGAGCGCCCCGGCGGTGGCCGCGCCCGCCGCCGCCGTCAGCAGCGCCGGTGCCGGCGAATCCACCGCCAGGCGGGCGCGCACCGCCGCGGCGGCCAGCGTCGCCGCGCACAGCGCCAGCATGCCCACCGCCAGGTGGGCGGCGGTGACGGCGTCCAGCGGGGCGAACAGCCGGGTGCCGGTGCGCGCCAACCCCGTCGACAACGACTCGTACTGCGGTGCGAACGGTTCACCGGCCTCGGCGGGCACCAGCACGAGGCTGGCGCCGTCCTCGACGCCCGACTGGTCGAGGGTTTTGCCCAACTCGAGGCGGACCCCGTTGACCCGCTGCAGCTCGTAGCCGGTGTCGGTCGCCAGCCCCGGCTGGCCGCGGCCGCGCAGTTCGTCGTTGAACAGTTCGACGACGTCGTCGATGAACGCCTCCACCGGCACCGCGGCGGGCAGCACCTGCGCCACCAGGTGGTGATCGAAGATGACGGCCACGGCGCACCGCGCCGGGACGGTGGCGGCAGCCATCAGGGCAGCCGGTCGGCCTCGGGGACGTACTTGTCGGCGATGCCGGCGGCGATCTCGAACAGCCGAAGCCGCGTCGCGGGGCGCAGCTGGTGCTCGATGTCGATGATCCCGCCGGTCGCCAGGTGCGGGTCGTAGGCGAGGAACTCCACGCCCGCGCCCCAGCGGGTGAACCGCTCGGCCAGGTAGCGGCGCGCCGCGGGGTCGCCGCCGCCGCGGCTGTCGTTGAGCACCACGGTGCTTGCGGCCACCAGCTCGTGGTGGCCGTGGGCGCGCAGCAGCTCCATCGTGCGGGCCACCGGCGCCGAGGTGTCCACGGTCAGCCCCGACACCAGCACCAGGGTGTCCAGGGAGCCGAGCACCGCCGCCATCACCGGATGCTCGAAGTCGTCGGCGGTGTCGACGACCAGGATCGTGTGGGTGCGGCGCAACCGGGCGAGCGCTCCCTGATACATCGCCGAATCCAGCGGGCGGGCCCGGTCGGAGGCCTGGTCGCCGGCGAGCACGTCGAGACCGAGCGCGTTCTGCCCGAGGTGTTCGCGGATGTCGGCGTAGCCGTACACCTCGGTGTCGGCGAGCACCGCGGCGTAGTCGCCCGGGGGGTGCTCGTCGATGCGCCCGGCCAGGGTGCCGAACCCGGGCACCGCGTCGAGGGCGACCACGTTCTCCGGGCGGCACTGCCGGAACACCCCGGCCAGAGCGGCGGTGAGGGTGGTTTTGCCCACCCCGCCCTTGCCGGAGACCACCCCGATCACGAACTGTTTGCGGATGTGGCGACGGATGCGGGTGCGCAGTTCGCGGTAGTGGCGTTCGCGGCGTGATTCACCGGGGTTGAGCCGATGACACGACATGCCGTAGCAGAGGCGGCGCCAGCCGCCGCTGGGCGGGATCTTGCGGGGCGCCACCAGGTCCGCGATCCGCAGCGGGCCGACGGCCGTCTCCGGCGGCGGACCCGCCGCGCCGGACACCGAGCTCAACGCGACCTTGCGTGCTGTGGTCATCACCGGCTGCTCCTGTTCGTTGTCGAAGTCGCGGGGTGGTCGGTCCCCCGGGTGTGACCGGATCAGACGCCGCGACGCACCGCGTGCCAGTCGCGCTGGGCGGGCAGGCGCCGCAGCATCCGGTCGAGGGCGGCCACCGTGGCGGTGGGGGTGCCCGGGGCGATGACCACCCAGCGGTGCCCGGGGGCGAACACCTGCTCGACGAGCAGCCGTCCGGCCCCGGTGTCGATGAGCGTGACCGCTCCGGGATCGATGTGGCCGCCGGGTGCGACCCCGGCGGCGCCGGATTGCAGCGCCACGATCGCGGCCTGCGCGCGGGCCCGCGGGTCCAGGGCGGCCCGCAGCAGGTGGCGCTGGGCGCCGTCGAGCTCCCGGTCGGCGAGGCGTTCGACGATCTGCTCGGGCCCGGCGGCGTCGAACACACTGTGCGGCAGGGTAATCGGCCGCAGCGGCGCCGGCGGCGCGGCCCCGCAGAGCCGGGCGATCTCGGTCGCCACCACGGCGGCGGCCCCGGCGCGGTCGTGACTGCGGCCGACACCGCTGAGGTGCACCGCGGCGGCGTGCCGCTCGAGCACCGCCCAGAACTGCGCGCAGCGCGCCAGCATCGCGGTGGCCGGCAGCCCGCCGTCGTCGGGCCGGCGGATCTGCAGCACCAGCGCCACGTCGCGGTGCGCAAGCACGGTCAGCCACTCGTGCACCGCGGCGTCGACGGCCCCGTCGGCGTCGATCACCCCGGCGGCGCGCAGCTCGCCGGCGGCCGGATGGCGCAGCGCGGCCTGCGGCGACTCCCTGCGCGCGAGCAGGGGACGCAGTCCCAACTCCGGTGCCAGACACTCGATTCGGCTCAGCGCCTGCAGCACCCAGATCCCGTCGACGGTCGTGGTCAACATCTCGCCTCCCGGCCGCACGGCCGACGTCGGCGGCCGGCGCCCCGGGGCAGCGTCAGACGAAATAGGTGGTGCCGAGCTGGTCGGTTTCGTGGGCGCTGTGACCGGTCTGGTTGATGAGTTTGCCGTGGGCGGCCATGACCGCGATGAGGTCGCCGAGCGCGCTGATCATGGTGGTCTGGCGTTCGACGAACGCGCTGTGGGCGTCGCCGACGAAGAACTCCGCGACCCGGTTGGTCTGGGAGGTCACGCTCTGCAGGTCCTGGTCGAGGACCCCGGCGTGCTGGCCGACGGTGGACGCCAGGCCGAACACCACCCCGTAGTTGTAGGTGATCTGGTCAATCATGGTGGTAGGTCCTTCGTTTGGTCACCGGATCAGACACCGGCCGCGGTGTCCGGGGCGAAGGCCGCGAAATTCTGGGCGGCCGCCGTTTCGTGGTGCTGCATCAGCGCGGCCACCTTGCCCAGCCCCTGGGCCAGGCCGGTGCCGGCGGTCAACAGTTTGGTCATGTCGGTCTGGATCCGGATCGCCGTGGCATACGAGGCGTTGTAGCCGGCCCCCGCGTAGCCCGGTGCCGCGTCCTCGTGGCTGACCAGGTATTGGTTGGCGACCGCCTGCGCGTCGATCAGTGCGTTCTCGATGGCGCGCTGCGCCTCGAGCATCATGTCGGGGGTGACGATGACGCCGCCGCCGGCCGGTATGTTTCCCATGCGAACCTCCCCGCTGCCGACCCCACCGAACGGGGGCCTGTGCGTCGAGTCTAAACCCGCTGTGACGAATGTCACTTCAGTGATTCGCGGTTGGGGACACCGATATTCCGCTCTCCGGTAACACCTTTCACTGCAGCATCGCCCGGCGCGGCACTCCCGGAGTCTGGACGGTCACTGGGAACGCCCGGGCCGCTCGGGCTCGGCGACGACCCGCACGCGGGCGCCCGCGCCGGTGTCGTCGCGGTCGCGCCCTGCGGCCCCCGCCGCGGCGATCGGCATGCCGGCCCCGATCGGCACCGGCGCCGCGCGGGTGCCCGCCCCCGGGGTGGGCGCGCTCAGCAGCCCGGCGCCCAGCCCGCCGGGCCGCCCGGCGTTCTCCGGGGCGAAGCTGCTCGTCGGTTGGGTGTAGCGGGTGAGCCCGACGGGGGCCACGGGACCCGTACCCGCCACCGCGGGTGCGGCGGCGCCGCCGAGGCGCACCGGCTCGGCGGCGACCGGGCCGGCGGCCGGGCCGCCGACCTGCCCCGCGGACCCGAACATGCCCCCGCCGACACCGCTGAGCACCCCGGTGAGCGGCTGCGCCGCACCGGCCGCCGACTGGGCCAGGTGCGCCGGGACCTCCACGGCCCGCTGCACCGGCTGGGCCACGGCGTTGACCAGCGGGGCCAACTCGCCGACCGTCGACCCGAGATCACCGACGCCCGCCGCGGGGGATCCACCGGCGTCGAGCGCCGGCGCCGCGACGGGGGCGGCGGCGGCCCCGTCGGTGAGCATCCCGGCGGCGTCGGTGCCGACCTGCGCGCCGGCGGCGCCCGGGCCCGCCGCGGCGGCGCCGGGCATCCCGACCGGCGGGGGCAGGGCCAGCGCCGCGGTCAGCGCGGTGAGCGCCGCGGAGTAGGCCCAGCCGAGCCCGGCGTTGTGGGGATAGTGCTCGCCGAAGTATTCGGTGTCCAGGGCCACGATCGCCGGGGTGTTGAGGCCGAGGAAGTTGGTGGCGTTGAGCACCGCCCACTGGTCCCGGTTGGCTTGGCAGACGACCGAGGGGATGACGCCGGAGGCGGCCACGGCGAAGGCGTCGGCGGCCGCCTGGGTGATGGCGACCTTATGGGCGATCCAGCCGGCCAGGGTCGCCAGGTCGAGGTTGAGCCCGGTCGCCCGCGCGGCGGAGGCGGTCGCCCCCAACCCGATCCAGTCACCGGAGGTGGCCGCGGTGTTGGCCGTCGACACCGCCGCCACCACCTCGCGGCCGACCGCCTCGGCCAGCCACACGGCCTGGTTGGCGACCGTCGAGGCCGGTCCCGGGCCGGCCTCGAACGTCGCCGCGATGAGCTCGGGCGGGCCCGCCCACCGGGGGTCGGCCATGGCGCACCACCACCTGTGGTCTACAGCCGCAGCGCGGCGGCGCTGGCCACCTCTCTCGCCAGGTAGCCCAGCGAGGCGAGGTTCTGACCGCCGGCCAGCGCGGCGCGCTGACCGACCTGCTCGGCGGCCACCGCCAGGTAGGCCGCGCCGGCGGCGTTGAGCGCGGCGGCGAACCCCGCGGAGTCCGCGTCGAGGGCCATCGGGACCACCCCGATCAGCGTGGCCGCGCCGCCGGCGGTGGTGGCTGCCATCTCCCCGCTGAGGACCGCCTCGGTCAGCGCCGATCCCTGCACGGCAACGGTATTCACGTCCAGTAGCGACATCGTGCGCCTCCCGGCATCGCGTCCGTAACCACGCGGCTGCGGAATCGTTTGAGTCTACGACCGCCCCGCGGCCGGTGTCGATACCGCCGGCGGCGTCGGCGCGCGCCCGCCGGGGCGCCTACCCGGTCGGCTCGGCGCCGGGGGCGCGCACCACCATCGGCACCGCCGGGAAGTAGGCGGCCATCTCCGAGCGGGACTTGCGCAGCGCGGCGGTCCCGTAGCCCCGTTTGCGCAGCTGCGGGCGGATCCAGATGCGGACGTTGACCTCGCCGCCGGTGAGCTCGCCGAACACCATCCCGACCTTCTCGGCGCCCTCGATCGCGACGAACCAGGCGGCCTCCTCGTCGCTCTCGCGGGCCAGCGCCGCGCGGATCTCGTCATCGAGGTCGTGCGGCGGGGCCCCCGAGCCGTCGCCGGCGGCGCCGACGTCGGCGGTGCGCTCGGCGAACAGGTCGCGGTCGGTGTCGCCGGAGAACGGCCGCAGCTCCAGGGTGTCCCCGGAGCTGGCCGGCCGATCGGTCAGCGTGAAGCTGAGTTGGCTGTTCAGGTCGTCGAGTTCGGCGGCGATCTTTTTGCGCGCGTCCTTGGTGATCCGGTCGAACGAGAGCCCGATCACCGCCTCGCTGCCGGCTCGGGACGTGCCCAGCAGCGCGCCGATCGCGGCGACCGCGGCGGCGCGGTCATCGGCCTCGACGAT
This sequence is a window from Mycolicibacillus parakoreensis. Protein-coding genes within it:
- a CDS encoding GNAT family N-acetyltransferase, whose translation is MTDLDQAAARREIADALLNALNRRHEVLDAIVEADDRAAAVAAIGALLGTSRAGSEAVIGLSFDRITKDARKKIAAELDDLNSQLSFTLTDRPASSGDTLELRPFSGDTDRDLFAERTADVGAAGDGSGAPPHDLDDEIRAALARESDEEAAWFVAIEGAEKVGMVFGELTGGEVNVRIWIRPQLRKRGYGTAALRKSRSEMAAYFPAVPMVVRAPGAEPTG
- a CDS encoding PPE domain-containing protein, with protein sequence MADPRWAGPPELIAATFEAGPGPASTVANQAVWLAEAVGREVVAAVSTANTAATSGDWIGLGATASAARATGLNLDLATLAGWIAHKVAITQAAADAFAVAASGVIPSVVCQANRDQWAVLNATNFLGLNTPAIVALDTEYFGEHYPHNAGLGWAYSAALTALTAALALPPPVGMPGAAAAGPGAAGAQVGTDAAGMLTDGAAAAPVAAPALDAGGSPAAGVGDLGSTVGELAPLVNAVAQPVQRAVEVPAHLAQSAAGAAQPLTGVLSGVGGGMFGSAGQVGGPAAGPVAAEPVRLGGAAAPAVAGTGPVAPVGLTRYTQPTSSFAPENAGRPGGLGAGLLSAPTPGAGTRAAPVPIGAGMPIAAAGAAGRDRDDTGAGARVRVVAEPERPGRSQ
- a CDS encoding MinD/ParA family ATP-binding protein produces the protein MTTARKVALSSVSGAAGPPPETAVGPLRIADLVAPRKIPPSGGWRRLCYGMSCHRLNPGESRRERHYRELRTRIRRHIRKQFVIGVVSGKGGVGKTTLTAALAGVFRQCRPENVVALDAVPGFGTLAGRIDEHPPGDYAAVLADTEVYGYADIREHLGQNALGLDVLAGDQASDRARPLDSAMYQGALARLRRTHTILVVDTADDFEHPVMAAVLGSLDTLVLVSGLTVDTSAPVARTMELLRAHGHHELVAASTVVLNDSRGGGDPAARRYLAERFTRWGAGVEFLAYDPHLATGGIIDIEHQLRPATRLRLFEIAAGIADKYVPEADRLP
- the eccE gene encoding type VII secretion protein EccE, with product MRRLAVLTAVAVAGLLGAAAGAAPGAAVGLGAGMLAAVVPFWGRPLWAWAGLWLGRHRTIRWPEAVTATNDRHRGGVRYHRGVAAVAVRVFGRAHSPTLLTGATSARTADVLDLATLAALLRQPLGLAVESISVVRTGSRRATTGSYPAVYDTLIGTPPYAGRRAMWLIIRIAADANVDALRWRTTVGSAAVASAQRIAAALRHTGIRAAVAGAGDIAALDARLTDGALAPRRRGWRALRADTGWLATYRYRPADITTAALEAAWTWRVEHIVQDITVFDDRTVAATVTVATAARPVAPPSVRLVSLPGRQARAVAAHRCGPGPLRDRTPRARLDAPVRLPIGPSGVLLGRLDTGRRLLVPLDDPTLRSRVYLIADDALTKRILIRLAATGARITCHSTDTARWSSLRMPLIALACGPTGPPGTTVGVVDGTVTPAPRPDTVIVVAASAPAPVGPGTVVITQTGPDTVTVATADWHRSVHVDLFRAENRYLGPAPRVPATTGPGG
- a CDS encoding S8 family serine peptidase, giving the protein MSPRHPPTRPLTGLVVAAVVAAGAAPGAAAVPPPHIDPGRVPVDGPPGPDQPMRQANLCARTITVADPDVTLTAPGFAMLDLARAWTYSTGTGVPVAVIDTGVTPTARLPVVPGGDYIMGGDGLTDCDAHGTVVAAVIAAAPRPGPGPRPRPPVAAFPAPPAAPVVTGAPPPLGPPAPPPPPPTVTVTEAPPAPPADRPAAGPGALGADTPDDPEVPAPPPESPDGVAGVAPHAVIIAIRQSSRAYEPDHPLPGDDAARRKAGTVATLARAIVHAADLGAKVINISVTSCTPAVDPLDQGALGAAAWYAATVKDAVIVAAAGNDGDDDCAQNPLFDPLSPDDPRDWREVKTVSSPSWFTDYVLSVAAVDTTGAPLTRSLAGPWVGVAAPGVAVMGLSPQTGGPVNAYPPVRPGEATQPFWGSSFSAAYVSGVAALVRARFPALTAHQVITRIVATAHHPARGVDNRVGSGVVDPVAALTFDVPAGPAQAPAAHTRLVSPRPSPAPADHRARAAAVGLAAAVLATGWLLALLSHTRAARRRRGRRR
- a CDS encoding type VII secretion protein EsxD, encoding MGNIPAGGGVIVTPDMMLEAQRAIENALIDAQAVANQYLVSHEDAAPGYAGAGYNASYATAIRIQTDMTKLLTAGTGLAQGLGKVAALMQHHETAAAQNFAAFAPDTAAGV
- a CDS encoding ESX secretion-associated protein EspG; its protein translation is MLTTTVDGIWVLQALSRIECLAPELGLRPLLARRESPQAALRHPAAGELRAAGVIDADGAVDAAVHEWLTVLAHRDVALVLQIRRPDDGGLPATAMLARCAQFWAVLERHAAAVHLSGVGRSHDRAGAAAVVATEIARLCGAAPPAPLRPITLPHSVFDAAGPEQIVERLADRELDGAQRHLLRAALDPRARAQAAIVALQSGAAGVAPGGHIDPGAVTLIDTGAGRLLVEQVFAPGHRWVVIAPGTPTATVAALDRMLRRLPAQRDWHAVRRGV
- the eccD gene encoding type VII secretion integral membrane protein EccD gives rise to the protein MAAATVPARCAVAVIFDHHLVAQVLPAAVPVEAFIDDVVELFNDELRGRGQPGLATDTGYELQRVNGVRLELGKTLDQSGVEDGASLVLVPAEAGEPFAPQYESLSTGLARTGTRLFAPLDAVTAAHLAVGMLALCAATLAAAAVRARLAVDSPAPALLTAAAGAATAGALGVTLRWWPRRRDLIAGFGWVATGVLATSAALAAPGEPGAAHLVIGALAAAVLTAALAVIAGRDLPAAAAVVTVCALGAAAAAPRMWRPVPAAWLGAGVLVALLLVLTAAPTIALWVARIRPPHFGSVTGRDLFWRTDGLPPDAVSPVPADPDADATRDPDADTTPSGARLVAAATRAHDVLTGVCVGAAAVFPVAAWVTVEPDRGPATGWLVGLFVLIFCGRSRAFTARAQAAALLCGAGGAVCVTVARYVFTRPPQSITTLALAAAVLAAVAAGVLLAALVVPSARFTPLVRMTVEWIELAAIVAALPLAAGLCGLFSWVRMR
- a CDS encoding PE family protein produces the protein MNTVAVQGSALTEAVLSGEMAATTAGGAATLIGVVPMALDADSAGFAAALNAAGAAYLAVAAEQVGQRAALAGGQNLASLGYLAREVASAAALRL
- a CDS encoding WXG100 family type VII secretion target, whose amino-acid sequence is MIDQITYNYGVVFGLASTVGQHAGVLDQDLQSVTSQTNRVAEFFVGDAHSAFVERQTTMISALGDLIAVMAAHGKLINQTGHSAHETDQLGTTYFV